One stretch of Candidatus Binatia bacterium DNA includes these proteins:
- a CDS encoding radical SAM protein — translation MANEKIVGRGAVSNPANRYERLQVVWEEDADLDPVSRRTEYFFDASRSVLAENTSPDVPFRLSLNPYRGCEHGCIYCYARPTHEYLGLSAGLDFEQRIMVKKDAPELLRATFLSPRWQPEVIALSGNTDCYQPIERQLGIARRCLEVFLEFANPVVVVTKSALIERDQDLLVELAKRNLVRVAISITTLDGELARRLEPRAAQPQRRLEVLARFAAAGIPVAVMVAPVIPGLNDEEIPRILRAARDAGALSASYVLLRLPRPVDELFADWLRRHFPDRERRILGRVRECRQGKLYCAEFGVRKTGTGPYAEHIRELFHLAVRRFGLDRCLPELDTSAFRRPGMKQLSLF, via the coding sequence ATGGCGAATGAAAAAATTGTTGGCCGCGGAGCCGTGTCCAATCCCGCTAACCGCTACGAGCGATTGCAAGTGGTGTGGGAGGAGGACGCTGATTTGGATCCCGTGTCGCGGCGCACGGAATATTTCTTCGATGCCAGTCGCTCGGTGCTGGCGGAAAATACGAGTCCCGACGTGCCGTTTCGGTTGAGTCTCAACCCCTACCGTGGCTGCGAGCATGGTTGCATTTACTGTTATGCGCGGCCTACCCACGAGTACCTCGGGTTGAGTGCGGGCCTGGATTTCGAACAGCGCATCATGGTGAAGAAGGACGCTCCGGAGCTGCTGCGGGCCACGTTTCTTTCGCCTCGGTGGCAGCCAGAAGTGATCGCGCTGTCGGGCAACACGGACTGCTATCAGCCCATCGAGCGGCAACTCGGAATCGCCCGGCGCTGTCTCGAAGTGTTTCTGGAATTTGCCAACCCGGTGGTCGTGGTGACGAAAAGCGCACTGATCGAGCGCGACCAGGATTTGTTGGTGGAACTCGCGAAGCGGAATTTGGTCCGGGTTGCCATTTCCATCACCACACTCGATGGCGAACTGGCGCGCCGCCTCGAGCCTCGTGCGGCACAGCCGCAGCGCCGCCTCGAAGTACTCGCTCGTTTCGCTGCAGCGGGCATTCCCGTGGCTGTGATGGTGGCGCCCGTGATCCCCGGCCTGAACGACGAGGAAATTCCACGCATTCTTCGGGCGGCGCGCGATGCAGGGGCACTCAGTGCCAGCTACGTGCTGTTGCGTTTGCCACGCCCGGTGGACGAATTGTTTGCCGATTGGTTACGGCGGCACTTCCCGGATCGGGAGCGGCGTATTTTGGGGCGCGTGCGGGAATGCCGGCAGGGCAAGTTGTACTGCGCGGAGTTTGGTGTGAGGAAAACGGGCACCGGCCCGTACGCGGAGCACATTCGGGAGCTCTTTCATTTGGCGGTGCGGCGCTTTGGCCTGGATCGTTGCTTACCGGAACTGGACACTTCTGCGTTCCGCCGGCCTGGGATGAAGCAATTAAGTTTGTTTTGA
- the cysK gene encoding cysteine synthase A: MLDLIGDTPVVKLRRLMKPDGAEVWGKLESLNPGGSVKDRICLSMIEAAERDGRLQPGGSIVEPTSGNTGIGLAMVAAVKGYRCVLTMPDTMSEERRSLLTAYGAVLELVPDTKGMHAAVQRAEEIARAHPGYFMPQQFRNPANPDAHRRTTALELLDAFERIDAFVAGVGTGGTITGVGRVLRERMPGIKIYAVEPEASPVLSGGEPGYHGIQGIGAGFVPEILDTSVYDEVLRVSDDDAAYFTRRLAREEGLLVGISSGANVCAALRVAEELGPGKVVVTVLCDTGQRYLSTSLFAAGDRP; this comes from the coding sequence GTGCTCGATCTGATCGGAGACACGCCCGTGGTGAAGCTGCGGCGTCTGATGAAACCTGATGGTGCGGAAGTGTGGGGGAAACTCGAATCGCTGAACCCAGGCGGTAGTGTGAAGGATCGCATTTGTTTATCCATGATCGAGGCGGCGGAGCGGGACGGTCGCCTGCAGCCTGGCGGATCCATCGTCGAGCCGACCAGTGGCAACACTGGAATTGGCTTGGCGATGGTGGCCGCGGTCAAAGGGTACCGGTGCGTGCTGACGATGCCCGATACGATGAGCGAAGAGCGCCGCAGCTTGCTGACGGCGTATGGCGCTGTTCTCGAGTTAGTACCGGATACCAAGGGAATGCATGCGGCTGTGCAGCGTGCCGAGGAAATTGCGCGCGCACACCCCGGCTACTTCATGCCGCAGCAGTTCCGCAACCCCGCAAACCCCGATGCACACCGCCGAACGACGGCGCTGGAGCTGCTCGATGCTTTTGAGAGGATCGACGCCTTCGTTGCTGGGGTAGGCACCGGAGGTACGATCACGGGCGTGGGGCGGGTGCTGCGAGAGCGGATGCCGGGTATCAAGATTTATGCGGTGGAGCCGGAAGCGTCGCCCGTGCTTTCCGGCGGAGAGCCGGGTTACCATGGGATTCAGGGCATCGGTGCGGGCTTCGTGCCCGAGATTCTGGACACTAGCGTGTACGACGAGGTACTGCGCGTGTCCGACGACGATGCAGCATACTTTACACGCCGCCTGGCGCGGGAGGAGGGCTTGCTCGTGGGCATCTCTTCTGGCGCCAATGTTTGCGCAGCGTTGCGGGTTGCCGAGGAGCTTGGCCCAGGCAAGGTTGTCGTTACCGTATTGTGCGACACCGGCCAGCGCTACCTGAGCACGAGTTTGTTCGCTGCCGGGGACCGGCCATGA
- the mtnA gene encoding methylthioribose-1-phosphate isomerase — MIRTVAWHRGAVVLLDQRLLPAREVYRVYRDYRRLAKAIRDMVVRGAPAIGVTAAYGVALGMQRVRRDPDSAFQRICAELERSRPTAVNLFWALERMRKLYTNELRTRPLPEIRERLLGEARAIHEEDVEANRALGMHGARMLADEVRILTHCNAGALATAGYGTALGVVRAAVELGKRVHVFATETRPFLQGARLTCWELVRERIPATLLTDNMAADLMRQGKVDCVIVGADRIAANGDVANKIGTYGLAVLARAHHIPFYVAAPVSTIDFRCRSGTQIPIEHRSPDEVTRFAGKRIAPVGVTAIHPAFDVTPHRYVTAIITERGVARPPFGSSLKQLLGNEHSRVARSPRTQQLLHR, encoded by the coding sequence ATGATCCGCACAGTGGCGTGGCATCGAGGTGCAGTCGTACTGCTCGATCAACGGCTCCTGCCTGCGCGCGAAGTGTATCGAGTCTACCGGGATTACCGGCGCCTCGCCAAGGCAATCCGAGATATGGTGGTGCGCGGCGCGCCAGCCATTGGCGTGACCGCTGCATACGGTGTCGCCCTTGGAATGCAGCGCGTGCGTCGCGATCCGGATTCTGCATTCCAGCGTATTTGTGCCGAACTCGAGCGCAGTCGCCCCACGGCAGTGAACTTATTTTGGGCTCTCGAAAGAATGCGCAAGCTTTATACGAACGAGTTGCGGACGCGGCCCCTCCCCGAGATCCGGGAGCGCTTACTGGGTGAAGCCCGCGCCATCCACGAGGAAGATGTAGAGGCGAATCGGGCGCTCGGAATGCACGGTGCGCGAATGCTGGCGGACGAAGTCCGCATTCTCACCCACTGTAACGCCGGCGCATTGGCGACGGCTGGTTATGGGACGGCATTGGGGGTCGTGCGCGCAGCAGTGGAACTGGGCAAGCGCGTACATGTGTTTGCGACCGAGACACGGCCCTTCTTGCAAGGGGCACGTCTCACGTGCTGGGAGCTGGTGCGAGAGCGGATTCCGGCAACGTTGCTGACGGATAACATGGCGGCCGACCTCATGCGGCAAGGGAAAGTGGACTGCGTCATTGTGGGCGCGGACCGGATTGCCGCGAACGGGGACGTCGCCAACAAAATCGGCACGTATGGGCTGGCCGTACTGGCCAGGGCGCACCACATCCCCTTCTATGTGGCCGCGCCCGTTTCGACAATCGACTTTCGTTGCCGGAGCGGCACCCAAATTCCCATTGAACACCGCTCGCCGGACGAGGTAACGCGCTTCGCGGGGAAGCGCATCGCGCCGGTCGGCGTCACAGCCATTCATCCCGCCTTCGATGTCACGCCGCACCGGTACGTCACCGCAATCATCACGGAGCGCGGCGTGGCCCGCCCACCCTTCGGATCCAGCCTCAAGCAGCTCCTAGGGAACGAACACTCCCGCGTGGCACGCTCGCCCCGCACACAGCAGTTGCTGCATCGTTAA
- a CDS encoding adenine nucleotide alpha hydrolase — MTDLEKKFRVLQETVAGYGRVLVAFSGGVDSSFVLRVAHDILGINAVALTVCSPTVPEEDREAAVRLAQSLGVDHIMVEADELEIPQYASNPVNRCYFCKSHLFEVCKAEAQRRGIRVIADGANQDDLGDYRPGLQAAAESGVRHPLIEAQLGKREVRELSRRLGLPTWDKPSSPCLSSRFPYGTPITHEGLRRVAEAERVLHGLGFTECRVRFHDRVARVEVPTEEIVRLVQPEVRSVVVARLKELGFTYVTVDLLGFRSGSLNEELKHLGKGS, encoded by the coding sequence ATGACGGATTTGGAAAAGAAGTTCCGGGTGTTGCAGGAGACAGTGGCGGGTTACGGCCGCGTGCTGGTCGCATTCTCGGGCGGCGTAGATTCTTCGTTCGTGCTGCGTGTCGCCCACGACATTCTGGGCATCAACGCCGTAGCCCTGACGGTGTGCTCCCCCACGGTGCCGGAAGAGGACCGAGAAGCCGCCGTGAGACTGGCGCAGTCCCTCGGAGTCGACCACATAATGGTCGAGGCCGACGAACTGGAAATCCCTCAGTACGCCTCGAACCCGGTCAACCGCTGTTACTTTTGCAAGTCGCACTTGTTCGAGGTGTGCAAAGCCGAGGCGCAAAGGCGAGGTATCCGCGTGATTGCGGATGGTGCGAATCAGGACGACTTGGGAGACTATCGCCCTGGCCTTCAGGCAGCAGCGGAAAGCGGAGTGCGCCACCCGCTGATTGAAGCGCAGCTCGGCAAGCGAGAGGTGCGCGAGTTGAGCCGGCGGCTCGGGTTGCCCACGTGGGACAAGCCATCGAGCCCGTGCCTGTCGTCTCGATTTCCGTACGGTACCCCCATTACGCACGAAGGCTTGCGCCGTGTCGCCGAAGCCGAGCGCGTGCTGCACGGCTTGGGGTTTACCGAGTGCCGAGTTCGCTTTCATGACCGAGTGGCCCGCGTCGAAGTGCCGACGGAGGAGATCGTCCGCTTGGTTCAGCCTGAAGTTCGCTCCGTAGTGGTTGCGCGACTCAAGGAACTCGGTTTCACTTACGTGACTGTAGATTTGCTCGGTTTCCGCAGCGGAAGCTTGAACGAGGAGTTGAAGCACCTGGGTAAAGGGAGCTGA